In one window of Helianthus annuus cultivar XRQ/B chromosome 17, HanXRQr2.0-SUNRISE, whole genome shotgun sequence DNA:
- the LOC110921222 gene encoding nicotianamine aminotransferase 1 encodes MGKQEWGFQENHELHAAAAFTIRNILESIMGNIDEKRSGKPKIHLGHGDPSVYPCFRTSTSVEDALVESIRSAKFNCYPAGVGIDPARSAIAELLSKDLPYKIETDDVFLTAGGNHAIEILLTVLGHPGANILFPRPNYPVYEARARFSPLEVRHYDLLPEKGWEVDLDGVKALADSNTVAIVLINPGNPCGNVFTFDHMQKIAETAREIGMLIISDEVYAHQVFADKPFIPMGVLGDIAPVLTLGSLSKRWIVPGWRFGWIAITDPTSILQQTGVAGSLKSCLTISADPPTVIQGAIPHVIKNTPESFFLNINKLLKEAADMFFEKIKEVPNVTCPHKPEGSMFAMVKLNIPAFEDIVDDTDFCTKLAKEECMVLFPGDAVCLKNWVRVSFATEPKVLDDAIERMKAFCMRHAKHM; translated from the exons ATGGGGAAGCAAGAATGGGGCTTCCAAGAGAACCATGAACTGCATGCAGCTGCAGCTTTCACCATCAGAAACATCCTTGAATCCATCATGGGAAACATCGATGAAAAACGATCGGGGAAACCCAAGATTCATCTCGGACATGGTGATCCTTCGGTTTATCCTTGCTTTCGAACATCTACATCGGTTGAAGATGCTCTAGTAGAATCCATTCGATCCGCTAAGTTCAACTGTTATCCTGCTGGTGTTGGCATTGACCCTGCAAGAAG TGCAATTGCTGAGCTTTTGTCAAAAGATCTTCCCTACAAGATAGAAACTGATGATGTTTTCCTCACTGCTGGAGGAAACCATGCAATCGAAATCTTGCTAACTGTTCTTGGTCACCCCGGTGCCAATATACTCTTTCCTAGACCGAACTATCCAGTATACGAAGCCCGAGCAAGGTTTAGCCCACTCGAGGTTCGTCATTATGATCTCCTCCCCGAGAAAGGTTGGGAAGTTGATCTTGATGGTGTCAAAGCATTGGCGGACAGTAACACTGTTGCTATTGTTCTAATTAACCCTGGGAATCCTTGTGGGAATGTTTTCACATTTGATCATATGCAAAAG ATTGCAGAAACAGCAAGAGAAATTGGGATGCTGATTATATCCGACGAAGTTTATGCTCATCAAGTGTTTGCAGATAAACCCTTTATCCCCATGGGTGTGCTTGGTGATATAGCACCAGTTTTGACTCTTGGATCATTATCAAAACGATGGATCGTTCCTGGTTGGCGTTTTGGCTGGATCGCGATAACTGATCCAACCAGCATTCTTCAACAAACTGGG GTTGCTGGATCCTTAAAGAGTTGTCTCACAATATCTGCTGATCCTCCAACTGTTATTCAG GGTGCGATTCCTCACGTCATCAAGAATACACCGGAATCTTTCTTCTTAAACATCAACAAGTTACTTAAGGAAGCAGCGGATATGTTTTTCGAGAAAATTAAGGAAGTACCGAACGTTACATGCCCACATAAACCTGAGGGATCGATGTTCGCCATG GTGAAGTTAAACATACCGGCTTTTGAAGACATAGTTGATGATACCGACTTCTGTACGAAGTTGGCTAAAGAGGAATGCATGGTCCTTTTCCCTGGTGATGCGGTTTGTTTGAAGAACTGGGTTCGAGTGAGTTTCGCGACCGAGCCAAAGGTACTCGATGATGCAATTGAGAGGATGAAAGCGTTTTGCATGAGACATGCAAAACATATGTAG
- the LOC110922459 gene encoding protein NUCLEAR FUSION DEFECTIVE 6, mitochondrial isoform X2: MAAGAAAARSFFRSTSVRNAAARISSEAKCKAGAAPSPFRFSTTKPLSHRVFRCPVEMSVCLETMQPFHTATASALMTSMLTVSRTGYGWLPQGVDDTS, encoded by the exons ATGGCCGCCGGCGCCGCCGCAGCCCGATCGTTTTTCCGGTCAACATCCGTCCGCAACGCCGCTGCAAGAATCTCCTCAGAGGCCAAATGCAAAGCCGGCGCCGCTCCTTCTCCGTTTCGATTCTCTACGACGAAACCTCTTTCTCATCGTGTTTTCAG GTGTCCGGTTGAAATGAGCGTTTGTTTGGAGACGATGCAACCGTTTCATACGGCTACTGCTTCCGCTTTGATGACGTCTATGCTTACTGTTTCTCGCACCGGTTACGGTTGGCTTCCTCAAG GAGTTGACGATACTAGCTGA
- the LOC110922459 gene encoding protein NUCLEAR FUSION DEFECTIVE 6, mitochondrial isoform X1 — protein MAAGAAAARSFFRSTSVRNAAARISSEAKCKAGAAPSPFRFSTTKPLSHRVFRCPVEMSVCLETMQPFHTATASALMTSMLTVSRTGYGWLPQACNNDL, from the exons ATGGCCGCCGGCGCCGCCGCAGCCCGATCGTTTTTCCGGTCAACATCCGTCCGCAACGCCGCTGCAAGAATCTCCTCAGAGGCCAAATGCAAAGCCGGCGCCGCTCCTTCTCCGTTTCGATTCTCTACGACGAAACCTCTTTCTCATCGTGTTTTCAG GTGTCCGGTTGAAATGAGCGTTTGTTTGGAGACGATGCAACCGTTTCATACGGCTACTGCTTCCGCTTTGATGACGTCTATGCTTACTGTTTCTCGCACCGGTTACGGTTGGCTTCCTCAAG CTTGCAACAATGACTTGTGA